The DNA region TGACTGCTTCGTTTAGTATATAGTTATTAATGTAACTAGTCTCTACGAACGTGTCTCGCACGTTATCCCCTGTCAATCATAATAAATGTTagataatgttatttgaaattatataataTCTATTTTATgagtacaaaaatattatttgatcgTATCCACTTAATACTTCCCATTAAGGTAttattttttggtatatatatcctTTATGTTTTCgaatataaggaaaaaaatatgttaGGACTAAAATAAGCCAACATTAGGAACTGAGCTAGTGACCATATATTGTATTTATTGTTATTATATGCTGAAAATTATTactaaaaacaaatttttaaaaatttatcagTTAAAGGTACTAAATACTTGGTATTTCTTGGTTACGTTTTTCTAAATTTATCCATGCACtaatacatttctatattaTTCAACTTATTTGGTGTAAGCTAAAAATTGTATGAAACCACCATGACCAACAAGAATATAGgatcatgaaaatgaaaaagtaatacTAATAATGAACAATAATGTCAAGAAAGTAAAAGTATTTTCATTCCAGTGTTGTCTTGATCTCAGTTATTATATTTAAGTTTTCATTGAAACAAGACATTGTCaagtcaaaaatttaaaggaaataaaaaatacaatcaGTAATTGATATAGTAGGGAAAAACttttgtgttagttttattttgcTCGAACTTGctaatttaataaaattcaagaaaaaaattattttggttgAAATCAGATACCTAATAATGTTCCGGGTAAGTAGGATTTAGGAATACTTGTCTCTTACTAGCtggaatttaaaaagaaattgaagcAAGGGAGTACGTCGGCCACATTAGTTTCTATTTGGTTACGATGGTTTAGGATTTTAGTTTTCAGTTGAATTCGAAGTCCTAGGTAttaggaaaagaaaattaatataCAATTTTATCAAATATGTAATTATCTTTAGAGAAAATTTCAACTTAAAAGGTGTAAAAGCCGTTCAATATTTGAACAGTAATTtagtcaaccaacatttatattcatgcttctTTTATAATATAGATGTAGCTAGATTTTATATACGTGTCTTGCACGTATATTTCCtgatattaaatttaaataaaaattatagtATATTTTACTTGAATGTAGACCTATTATATAAATTTAAGATAATTGGATATTATTTCGAACCTTCAAcaatgaaaaattaaattaaattaattatatgttTGTTGCTTTCACTGTATATTTTCAAATGATTTTATAGTTATAAAATATCATGGCACAAAGCGTTCGTTGCTTTTTCTCcatggaaatattaattttaaagcAATTTGAAGGGGGAAAAGAATATCTTATGAATCAAGAAATAGTAATATTGGTGGTGGCTGTAGattaatttttgtttgtttgactAATTACTTTTTACCTAGATCCCATTACCTTTGTTGGTGACTTAATCTTTTTACATGAATTAATTAACAGGAAAATTGAAATGttaatatacatttttttttttcattttgttattcCTAGTGACATAATTTAACAAAAGTCAGCCCCGTGCATTAAGCTTTCACTATGCGCGGAGTTCAGGGAAGGACCGGACCATAAGAGTCGCTTATACGCAACCTTAATTACCCTCATTTTTGCAAGAGGTTGTTTTAATATAATTAAATGTTAAAATTTTTGGGTGTTAAGTTGAATGTTTGGCTGTTCAGTTGTCTTATTGGCTACATATAACATGATATGCGATatttctctttattatttttataagaaTTGATTACACTAAACACACATGTACTATGAGTCATTTACGGATAGACTCCGTGTATTTTAAAATCAAGCACTACACTTCCTGCATTATGAAAATTCTACACTTACACTCCCTATGAtgtatatttataattaaatatattaaaatataactATTAAAAGACAAATTAAAACGATAAATAAGAGACCTTGTTACGTAAGGCATGTCATTTGTAAacttatttaaatatattttcttgttCGTTCTAATGTGCTTATAAGTTTGGTTTATATCGTATAGTAAACTTTAATATTTAAAGACTCAAAATCAGAACTAATTTTTAATAGTAAGTATCTAACGGACGTGTATATGCACATTAACTTATTTGTACAGAAAAGAACTTATATTACATTACATTACACAATTAAAATAAGGAACACAATAGTCTTATTGCCAATGGTGCAATTGAGCTCTTCTAACAGAGCCGCCATTAGGTAACAAAACTATCGCGAATTCAAAATATGTTTGGCTGTTCTCCTAAAGGAATCAAACTTCTAATTGAggaaaagttttaattttacataaataccaaaatactGAGCGAACGAAATTCTACTTGAATTCAAAGTCTACTATTAGACAAAGTCAAGATATTACAATTTTATCGAAtatctaattattttttaaagcaatCATATAGCTTAAAaggtataaaagtcgttcaatatttaaagTATATTTTGTTCAACTAATATTTATATTCTtacttttataataatatagatagatagattatGTAaagagttatctttgtgatagaAGTCGTGCATGCTCAATTTGAATAGGAACGGATTTAGTCCATTGCCGATTTACCAAAATTTTCTAACTATAAGCAATAAGTATTACCTAAAATCTAAGTAgcatttggccatagaaataaaaaacttctcactttttttggaattttggagttggagatggggttggagttgtgtttagcCATAgtttttcaaattatatttttttgttgaaatgtactCGTTTTAgttgtgaaaaaagtgaaaaacttgaaaaacaagtttttcttgtttttctagaATGCCTCACAATTTGAAGGGGTCGTTGGTTTAGACAGAGGAGTTACGTAGGTAATATTAATAACACTGAGATTATTTATGTAGAAATTAGTAACACGTCAATTAGTTGTCCAGAAATTGGTAATGAAGGGTTTAGTAATTAATGCATAGATAATTTCTTATAGAATGTTTAGTTTGATATATTACAAATTaatctaaaatttaaaatatttttttacaatttaaacaaaataaaaagactaTTCTTACTATATATAATGAGGATTACTGATTCCTTATGTAATTTTAATCCATGTATTACTATATATTAAGACATATGAGGATTAATTTGTAATTTTAGTCCATGTATTGtcaatatatgtattttcttatttcaaaaAGAACCAAGCATGAAATAAAGTAATGTTAATCTATGCAGGTAACCAAACAATTGCTAAATTAGTAGGCATTGAACTACTTATACTAAACGGACTCTAACCCTCTGTTTAGATGGTTGTTTcacgtggttcattaatgtacagtatggtatggtacagtatggtgttgtattgtattgtactgtattaatgaacacaatgtttggatagatcatcgtttgttgtggtttaataacatttgtattgtttgttTTTATTGTGTATGTTTGTATAATAACTTGttagtttactaaaatacccttaactcttaattagaaattagtttatatataataataaaactcaggtaaagaacaaaacaagaactttaaaaaataagtaggtatggtgttgtaaactTTTTTTGTgggatgaatataactttttgtattttttcgTGGTtacaatatacaactttatccCAACTCACCCATTTAATAATAGAGAGGGTATAACACTGGTTGGGGTGGGTAGTGGGGGTTTATTTACTTGGTATAAATATTTTGTGGGATGTCGAACTCAAAACATTGAAATATATATGCGGAAAAATCACCAAATTCGTGGTTATAAAAATTAGGatttttcatggttatataatcATGGGATGAATCAGAagaaaccaccatccaaacagggggtaaGCGTGTTCATTCACTTTATACgtaacttttttttatattcaatttaataaaCAGGAATATAACACtttaatatgaaatttatttacttgtataaatattttgttatgtcGAACTCAAAACATTGAGAAATACATGGTAAAGTTGAAACAAGACAAAAGTCAAGTCAGAGGATTGGCATGAACCTAACCTGAGAACATGCCAGAAACTTGGCGTTTTTATTAGGGTCCTATTGCCTTTATGAGTTGGACATGGAGAATGGACAAAAAAGGTGAAacaaaacttaaaacataaaataaacgTACCCCATATTAGATTACAGCATTAAAAAGCACGTCGACAAGTAATCAAGTGCTCAAACATACATATTAGTGGGAGTGCACCGAATGAAGCAGCACCCCACCACTATTAAAAATCTGAATTGAAAGAGACCACCAAACAAAGCAAAAAATACAGAAATATTTCTTGAAGCTAGAGCTTCTAGCTGTTGACCCTTTAATGACCTTTGCTGATCTACTCAAACTGTCTGCTTTCATTACATACAGAGCTGAAAATACACAGGCATTTGAAGGGGTCACTGGCTGCTGCTGAGTATACTGTGGAAAAAGGGAATGAAAGATACTTCAAGATTATGAGGTTTCTGTCCACCCTTTCGATTTTTGTTTGCTAATTTGCGAGTTGGAGCAAAAATGGCTGAGGATATTTGTTTCTTTGCGAAGGTTTGTCttcttagcctttcctttcttGTTCTTCCTTATAATTTTATGctttccttttcttattttagCTCTTTTTGGGTATGTTAAGCAGAGATCCAGCTGAAAATTTGTTCTTTGGGTTTATTTACATTCTTTTTTGCGCTGGAACCTCAACTCCCCGTTCTTCTTGTTGGGTTCTTGGCAGTGCTACAATGCCAGTTTTGATGGGTTCAAACTTAAAGATATCTCGAAGTATATTCCTctagcaaaaaaagaaaaaaagaaaagaaaagaaatttcacTATTATTTGTGTAGTCCTTCATCTGGCTCTTCAATTATATAGAGATACACAATAAGAAATGTGAAGACAGTGGAAAAACTTGTGCATTCTCTTGTTGTGTTCCTCTGATttctgattaaaaaaaaaaaaaattcaacttcaGCAGAAATTCTGAGCTTTCAAACTGCAAGTAGatataaatttttctttttccaataaTTTCAGAGACAACTAGCGTAAGTCATTTTTGGCCTGTTGCCACGGATTGTAAATTGTAGATTAATCTTGTATTCGGTTGACATGTGTTTGATCTATCTTGTCTTGTAACCTAATCTGTGCTGGTGGAATACCTGCTGCTTTTCCGATAACGGTAGTACTAATACAGAaagttttatctttttttttttttttttttttttaaatttaaaaaatcaccTTTCTTTACaatttggttatggttttattGTTCCTGAATTAACATTTTACTTGAGCTTATTACCTAAAGGAAACTTGTATCCTGCTTAGTCTGTGATATAAGGTCAAAATGATTATTAGCTTCgcatttgtcttttttttttctactttcaCATTGACTACTGActtagctatatatatattttttattttttttatttttttttgtttttaataactTAGCTTCTATTTGAATGACAGGAAAGTATCATGATAAAACCTCCCAAGAAATCTCCAGCATTGTTAAGGATGGTTGTTGTAGTGTTTACACTGATCTTTGGTATTTATATCTGTTCAATTTGTCTTAAACAAACTAGCATGGCGAAAACAAGTAAATACTTGAACGTTGAAGTCATAGAAAGGCCTTGCCATAACTATGACATGGATCAATCCCAAATTCCATATGTGCATTATCCGAAGCCAAAAACCTTTAGCCGGTATGTAGTTGAGAAATTTTGCTTTAGTTCTTAGCTTCTATCTTACACGAATTTGCCTTAATTCATTTCATCTCTATTGTTATTTGTTTTAGGGCCGAATGTGGCTGCAATCCTGTACGGCTCTTTGCGATTCTCTCAATGCAGAGGTCTGGGAGTGGATGGTTTGAGACACTTTTGAATAGTCATATGAATGTAAGCTCCAATTGTGAAATATTCTCTGTCAAAGATAGGAGACAAAATGCTTCTTCAATCCTGAGGACATTGGAGACGGTTTACAATTTGGACGTCTTTACGAGTGCTTCCAAAAATCACTGCTCAGCTGCAGTGGGCTTCAAGTGGATGCTTAATCAGGTAATAACTTTAATTAGGTAATAACTTTTTGTTACCCTAAAAGCATCCCTTGTTGTGCTTCAAATtctatattttggaaaaacatgtTGGTAGAAATGAATATGGTGTAGCCAAAGGTAGGCTTGTTTTGAATTCCTTAAGATTCAGAGTGTCTGAATATAGTTAAGTATAACTCCAGATTGCCAGCGTAATTCTCTGACATTTTGGCGCCTGATGGTTAGTTTCCGCTTTTGGAAATGGCAAAGCTCCTCTTGAACTTGATGTCTGGCATGGAAGgttaagtttttttaaaaggggagAATTACTGCTTTAGATGCAGAAGTGCATTTATCTTTTATGCTTCTTGAAGCACTTTTGACAATTTCAGATTACTTTACACAAATGAAACATTAGGAGAGTATGCCTTCCCTCATGAAAGTGGGAAAGCTTCATCAAACTGTTAAGATTAGTGTTAGATAAATGCCACCTTTttgttaatatttatttaggatAT from Lycium ferocissimum isolate CSIRO_LF1 chromosome 2, AGI_CSIRO_Lferr_CH_V1, whole genome shotgun sequence includes:
- the LOC132046885 gene encoding uncharacterized protein LOC132046885 isoform X1, which produces MAEDICFFAKESIMIKPPKKSPALLRMVVVVFTLIFGIYICSICLKQTSMAKTSKYLNVEVIERPCHNYDMDQSQIPYVHYPKPKTFSRAECGCNPVRLFAILSMQRSGSGWFETLLNSHMNVSSNCEIFSVKDRRQNASSILRTLETVYNLDVFTSASKNHCSAAVGFKWMLNQGLIQHHKEIAEYFNKKGVSVIFLFRRNLLRRMVSVLSNSYDRYAKLLNGTHKSHVHSHEEAGTLAKYKPEINTTLLIMDLKRMEVAATEALEYFNSTRHMILYYEDIVRNQAKLVDVLEFLRLPEMDLSSRQVKIHNGPLQEYIKNWVDVNKTLSGTVYEKFLRADY